The Chitinophagaceae bacterium sequence AAAGGATATTACAAAAGATACAGGCGTCACATTTATAGATTTATTCCCATATTTTTTAGATTCTCAAAAATTACTTGACAAAAAATATACATACGACGGATTACATCTCAATCAAGAAGGGTATAATTTATGGACACATATTTTGAAAAAAAATGGATACCTCTAAAATATATTTGAAAAATAAGCGGAACATTAAAAAATAATAAAACTTACACTATGAATTTTACACATTTTGGTTTTTTTGAAACAATACTTGTTTTTTTATTTGTATTTTTTTATATACTCTATTTTAATCGTGTCTTTCGTTTAAGAACACCATTAGGAAATGGATATAAAAACATGCTTAAAAAACTCCCATTACGGATTATATACTTTAGCTTATTTCTCATAGCACTGCTCTCACCTTCTTTCGGAGGAGAAAAAAGAGAAATAAAAGCCATAGGAAAAGATATTTTTATCTGTATAGATCTCTCAGAATCTATGAATGCCTCAGATATCCAACCAACCCGACTAGAAAAATTAAAATTTGAAATAAAAAAAATAGCAGAAAACTTTCATTCAGATAGAATAGGAATTATTATGTTTTCTAGTGAAGCTTTTATGCAATGCCCACTTACCAACGACTTATCAGCACTTTCACTCTTTATAGAAACACTTAATACAAATTTAGTACCAAATACAGGAACGGACTTCGGCCCCCCTCTCAAAATGGCAAATGAAAAACTGAATGACGAACAACAAGCAAGCACAAAAGACCAAAAATCAAAAATACTCATTCTTATGAGCGATGGAGAAGACTTTGGAGAAGAAACATCTGAAATAATAGAAAAAATACAAGAAGCAAATATAAAGCTATTCCCATTAGGAATAGGAACAGAAAAAGGAAGTAAAATTAAAACAGAAAACGGATTTAAAAAAGATAAAGACGGGCAGGATGTCATCACAAAACTGAACCCCTCATCTCTCAAAAAACTAGCAGAAAAAACAGGAGGAAAATACTTCGAAATAAATGAAAACCAAAATGATGTCCCACGACTCATAAATGCTATTTCTTCCATAGAAGGAGAACTGAGAGAAGTAAAAAAAGTGGACGTTACCACTAATAAATATTATTACTTCCTTTCTATCGGCATAATATTACTCATTATAGACCTATTAATACATATAAAAATATTTAAAATATGAAATTATTACTCGTCATTTTTATGTTTCTAACATCCGATTATGATATAAATAAAATATCTAAATCTAACAGATTAAAAAAAGAAGCAGAAA is a genomic window containing:
- a CDS encoding VWA domain-containing protein yields the protein MNFTHFGFFETILVFLFVFFYILYFNRVFRLRTPLGNGYKNMLKKLPLRIIYFSLFLIALLSPSFGGEKREIKAIGKDIFICIDLSESMNASDIQPTRLEKLKFEIKKIAENFHSDRIGIIMFSSEAFMQCPLTNDLSALSLFIETLNTNLVPNTGTDFGPPLKMANEKLNDEQQASTKDQKSKILILMSDGEDFGEETSEIIEKIQEANIKLFPLGIGTEKGSKIKTENGFKKDKDGQDVITKLNPSSLKKLAEKTGGKYFEINENQNDVPRLINAISSIEGELREVKKVDVTTNKYYYFLSIGIILLIIDLLIHIKIFKI